A single window of Dendropsophus ebraccatus isolate aDenEbr1 chromosome 5, aDenEbr1.pat, whole genome shotgun sequence DNA harbors:
- the SMIM12 gene encoding small integral membrane protein 12, giving the protein MWPVLWAALRTYAPYVTFPVALVVGTVGYQLEWFIRGTPQQSVEELSILEKREERVLQEAAGRDLTQVISLKEKIEFTPKAVLNRNRQEKS; this is encoded by the coding sequence ATGTGGCCTGTGCTATGGGCTGCCCTAAGGACATATGCCCCATATGTCACTTTTCCAGTGGCTCTTGTGGTTGGTACAGTAGGATACCAGTTGGAATGGTTTATTCGTGGAACTCCACAACAGTCTGTGGAGGAGCTGAGCATTTTGGAAAAGAGAGAGGAAAGGGTGTTACAGGAGGCAGCAGGACGGGATCTTACTCAAGTCATCAGCCTAAAAGAGAAGATTGAGTTCACCCCTAAGGCTGTTCTCAACCGCAACAGACAGGAGAAGAGCTGA